From the genome of Latilactobacillus curvatus JCM 1096 = DSM 20019:
GGCCGACCATTACCTTCATTAAAAGAAGCGTTACAGACGATTATTAAATAAGCCTGAATTGATTTCAAAAAGGCGGTTGAACCATGAAATATTCTCATAAACTTAGTGATGCCATCCATATTTTGGCCTATGTCGATATTTTTCAAGATGGTGATTTATCAAGCCAAGCGATTGCTGGGAGCATCGAGTCTAATCCTAGTTTAGTGCGGCGGCTAATGTCACTACTGGTGAAGGCGGATTTATTAGCGACTAAACCGGGGACGATTGCCCCTAAATTAGCGCGCCCAGCGGAACAGATTACAATGTTAGCCGTTTTTCAGGCGCTTGATACAGATCAACGGTTATTACACGTTGATGAAAAAACAAATCCAGATTGTTTAATTGGTAGCAACATTCAAGCAACCCTTGATGCGGCTTATGATCAGGTGCAAAAAGCTGCGGAAGCGGAGATGGCAACCATCACCCTTGATCAAATTATTGCGGGGATTCTTGAACGCCATGCACAAAAAAATAGTTTGTCAGTCTAAGTTTTTTATCTGGCGACTATATAATAGAAGAAATCGGGGTTCGACCAAGTGGTTGAACCCCGATTTTTGGTGTGATTTGTACGTTTGAAAACAATTTCTCTTTGGCATACTGCCAAACCTATGCTATGCTTTAAGCTGTTAATATCAAGCATACTATCAGTTGACAATCGTCAAGGTAGTGTTTTATGCTAATGAACGATTTGAACAAAGCGTTCTGTTGAAAGGGGTTTGTCCATGGCAGGCAAAAATTTAGTCATTGTAGAATCACCTGCAAAGGCCAAAACAATTGAAAAGTACCTTGGGCGCAACTATAAGGTTGTTGCAAGCAAGGGTCACATCCGCGATTTACCAAAGAGTCAAATGGGTGTTGATTTTGAAAATAATTATGAACCTAAATATATCTCGATTCGCGGTAAAGGCGAAACGATTAAAGAATTAAAAAAGCAAGCTAAAAAAGTTGATCATATCTATCTCGCAGCCGATCCGGATCGCGAAGGCGAAGCGATTGCATGGCATGTTTCCCATATTTTAAAACTCGATCCAACTGAAAAAAACCGGGTTGTCTTTAACGAAATTACCAAAGACACCGTTAAAAGTGCTTTTAAAAATCCACGTAGTATCGATATGAAACTCGTTGATGCACAACAAGCGCGACGCGTGCTTGATCGGATTGTCGGGTATTCAATCAGTCCATTACTCTGGCAAAAGGTTAAAAAAGGCTTGAGTGCTGGTCGGGTTCAATCCGTTGCGTTAAAACTCGTGATTGATCGTGAAAACGAGATTAAAGCCTTTGTTCCAGAAGAATACTGGTCATTGGATGCGGAATTTAAAAAGAGTCGCAGTAAGTTTAACGCCAGTTTCTACGGCGTGAAGGGTAAGAAATTACCCCTTAGCGATAATGATGCGGTTCAAGCGATTTTGAAACAAATCGATAAGACTAAGGATTTCACGATTGAAGATGTTAAGAAACGGGAACGCAAACGTTTTGCAGCCGCACCATTTACAACGAGTTCCTTGCAACAAGAAGCCAACCGTAAGTTGAACTTCAGAACGCGGAAAACAATGATGCAAGCCCAACAATTGTATGAAGGGATTAACCTTGGTGGCAAAGAAGGCACGGTCGGGTTAATCACTTATATGCGTACCGATTCAACCCGGATTTCTACCGGTGCTAAACATGAAGCGTCACAATTCATCCATGACAATTATGGTGAAGAATATGCGGCATTAAAGGCGCATAAGACGAAGAATCCTGAAGGTGCACAAGATGCCCATGAAGCGATTCGCCCAACGTCAGTGATGCGGACACCTAAGAGCTTGAAAGACGTTTTAACTAACGATCAATATAAAATCTATAACTTAATCTGGTCACGGTTTGTCGCCAGTCAGATGACACCAGCCATTTTTGATACGGTCGCAGTTAAGATTGCTCAAGGTGATGTCTTATTCAAGGCAAACGGCTCACAAATGAAGTTCCCAGGATTCACGAAACTCTATGTGTCATCACGTGATACTGAAGACTCTGCTAAGGATAATGTCTTACCAGAACTTGCAGTTGGGGATGCGGTGAAACTCGTTAAAACTGATCCAGCGCAACATTTTACGCAGCCACCAGCACGTTATTCTGAAGCCAATTTAGTTAAGGCTTTGGAAGAAAACGGTGTTGGTCGACCATCAACGTATTCACCAACGATCGAAACGATTCAACGGCGTTATTACGTGAAGTTAAACGCAAAACGCTTTGAACCAACTGAGTTAGGGGAAATCGTCAATGGTTTAATTGTCGAATTCTTCCCGGACATCGTTAACATCGACTTTACGGCCGATTTGGAACATCGTTTGGATGAAGTCGAAACGGGTAAAGAAGACTGGGTCAAGGTGATTGACAACTTCTTCAAACCGTTTGAAAAAGAAGTCGAAAAAGCGAGTGAACAAATCGAAAAAGTACAAATTAAAGATGAACCAGCTGGCTTTGACTGCGACATCTGTGGTGCCCCGATGGTTGTTAAAATGGGTCGTTATGGTAAATTCTTCGCTTGCAGTCGCTTCCCAGATTGTCGCAATACCAAGGCAATCGTGAAGGAAATCGGCGTCACCTGTCCCAAATGTGGTAAGGGGCAAGTCATCGAACGTAAATCGAAGAAGAATCGCTTATTCTACGGTTGTGATCGTTACCCAGATTGTGATTTTATCACATGGGATAAACCCGTCGGCAGAAACTGTCCGAAGTGTGAACACTACCTTGTTGAAAAGAAAATTAAAGGTGGCAAACAAGTAATTTGTCCAAACGGTGACTACGAAGAAACCGTCCAAAAATAATTAGAAAAATGGAGACTAGCAAATGAGCACAGAACCTTTTGTAAACGTGATTGGTGCCGGATTAGCCGGTTCAGAAGCAGCATGGCAAATTGCCCAACGCGGTGTGAATGTGCACCTCTATGAAATGCGTCCCGTTAAAATGACACCGGCGCACCATACAGAACAATTCGCAGAATTAGTGTGTACGAATTCGCTCCGTGCGAACCAAATTACCAATGCGGTTGGCTTAATTAAAGAAGAAATGCGTCACTTAGACTCATTAATCATCAGTGCGGCTGATCAAAATGCCGTTCCTGCTGGTGGCGCATTGGCCGTTGACCGCACACCGTTTTCACAAACGGTGACGGATCGCTTAGCCAATCATGAACGTGTCACAGTTCATCATGAAGAATTAACCGATTTTCCAGAAGGTCCTACGA
Proteins encoded in this window:
- a CDS encoding Rrf2 family transcriptional regulator; the encoded protein is MKYSHKLSDAIHILAYVDIFQDGDLSSQAIAGSIESNPSLVRRLMSLLVKADLLATKPGTIAPKLARPAEQITMLAVFQALDTDQRLLHVDEKTNPDCLIGSNIQATLDAAYDQVQKAAEAEMATITLDQIIAGILERHAQKNSLSV
- the topA gene encoding type I DNA topoisomerase, with amino-acid sequence MAGKNLVIVESPAKAKTIEKYLGRNYKVVASKGHIRDLPKSQMGVDFENNYEPKYISIRGKGETIKELKKQAKKVDHIYLAADPDREGEAIAWHVSHILKLDPTEKNRVVFNEITKDTVKSAFKNPRSIDMKLVDAQQARRVLDRIVGYSISPLLWQKVKKGLSAGRVQSVALKLVIDRENEIKAFVPEEYWSLDAEFKKSRSKFNASFYGVKGKKLPLSDNDAVQAILKQIDKTKDFTIEDVKKRERKRFAAAPFTTSSLQQEANRKLNFRTRKTMMQAQQLYEGINLGGKEGTVGLITYMRTDSTRISTGAKHEASQFIHDNYGEEYAALKAHKTKNPEGAQDAHEAIRPTSVMRTPKSLKDVLTNDQYKIYNLIWSRFVASQMTPAIFDTVAVKIAQGDVLFKANGSQMKFPGFTKLYVSSRDTEDSAKDNVLPELAVGDAVKLVKTDPAQHFTQPPARYSEANLVKALEENGVGRPSTYSPTIETIQRRYYVKLNAKRFEPTELGEIVNGLIVEFFPDIVNIDFTADLEHRLDEVETGKEDWVKVIDNFFKPFEKEVEKASEQIEKVQIKDEPAGFDCDICGAPMVVKMGRYGKFFACSRFPDCRNTKAIVKEIGVTCPKCGKGQVIERKSKKNRLFYGCDRYPDCDFITWDKPVGRNCPKCEHYLVEKKIKGGKQVICPNGDYEETVQK